From the Quercus lobata isolate SW786 chromosome 6, ValleyOak3.0 Primary Assembly, whole genome shotgun sequence genome, one window contains:
- the LOC115994336 gene encoding filament-like plant protein 7 isoform X1 produces MDNKAWLWKKKSSEKTVLSTDKINTSLKGNEEEIQTLLTEKAKLEKDLRILNDKLSSALSECDAKDELVKDHAKMAQEAIAGWEKAEAEVVSLKQELDGALLQRVVGEERLAHLDAALKECMQQLRFVREEQEKRIHDAVMMTSKEFEKTQAVLEEKLAETSKRLAKTGVENSQLSKALLVKEKLIEDVNRQLTQLEADFSALMTRLESTEKDNASLKYEVRVLEKELEIRNEEREFNRRTADASHKQHLESVKKIAKLESECQRLRLLVRKRLPGPAALAKMKNEVEMLGKDSVEMRRRKLNTTGFMVDSAIDNSPENTNRKIGFLTEQLCAMEEENKNLKEALHQNANELQISRIMHGRSASKLSQGELQLEEVSKGQTIMGPTRSSRMSHELSLASISDIGSDDKVSCAESWASALISELEHFKNGKQKGSPSSKTIGTADINLMDDFVEMERLALVSVDKPFGDSHASQPLETELNEDSSELKGREIVPISDSESGFIVSNQEIRFKDTLIGKVPGWLQDILKVVLEQNRVTQRDPDEIVEDIRAALVYINCSNPRDVVDARESSNNPDASNPPHVNGYISWKPSKKHSGMDSPGGVSHVDVSLTEKSNQQLHSDLGKSIGKLIELIEGISLPSLDYDNPETLSRKDGNIFTNKNLDTPTGYMARVFQWKTSELSAVLQQFIHSCYDLLNGKANIDKFAQEVTTALDWIMNHCFSLQDVSSMRDEIKKHCDWDESRSESEAEAGIIGHFFEADKLRVPREQLSYLPMLAASNSHHIHMEELEYNVREENRKLRDEVMNLESAKKDLEGRLRSATEKSESLMNKLLESEKTIGSLQTELETLKESKGRIEGHIEGQKLMNEDLDRQLAAARVELNEAWHKLSSLEVELDNKNSCCEELEATCLELQLQLESITKKKSPKHDLNQEEKQLRTVSSYSVTDTKDWEITTASEKLAECQETILNLGKQLKALATPREAALFDKVIANPTDTIITTTTTAPTPPKDRSMNQHSSLLDQMLAEDDAAAKVLISPKIKEINGNSTIKDIGSFQPLEKILVINGVKHEDDNATGSSLAIVPSKNRGGANLWRKLLWRKRKGNSKKTSLPFAP; encoded by the exons ATACAGACACTTCTGACTGAGAAAGCCAAATTGGAGAAAGACCTTAGAATTTTAAATGATAAGCTTTCTTCAGCCCTCTCTGAGTGTGACGCTAAAGATGAACTTGTGAAGGACCATGCAAAGATGGCGCAGGAAGCAATTGCAG GCTGGGAGAAGGCAGAAGCAGAAGTGGTGTCTCTAAAGCAAGAATTAGATGGAGCTTTACTGCAGAGGGTAGTTGGTGAAGAAAGATTAGCTCATCTGGATGCAGCACTCAAGGAATGTATGCAACAGCTACGTTTTGTTCGAGAAGAGCAGGAGAAAAGAATTCATGATGCTGTTATGATGACATCAAAGGAATTTGAAAAAACCCAGGCAGTTTTAGAGGAGAAGTTAGCAGAGACAAGTAAAAGGCTTGCCAAAACAGGTGTCGAAAATTCTCAGCTTAGCAAGGCCCTCCTGGTGAAGGAAAAGTTGATCGAAGATGTTAATAGACAGTTGACTCAGTTGGAGGCAGATTTTAGTGCACTAATGACTAGATTAGAATCCACAGAGAAAGATAATGCTTCTTTGAAGTATGAGGTTCGAGTACTTGAGAAGGAGCTTGAAATCCGAAACGAGGAGAGAGAATTTAATCGTCGAACAGCTGATGCATCTCACAAGCAACACctagagagtgtgaagaaaattGCAAAGTTAGAATCAGAGTGTCAGAGGTTGCGTCTCCTAGTCAGGAAGCGTTTGCCAGGTCCTGCTGCTTTAgcgaaaatgaaaaatgaagttGAAATGCTGGGAAAGGATTCAGTTGAAATGAGGAGGAGAAAGTTGAATACAACTGGTTTCATGGTTGACTCTGCGATTGATAACTCTCCCGAGAATACCAATAGAAAGATTGGTTTTCTGACTGAGCAATTATGTGCTatggaagaagaaaacaagaatcTCAAGGAAGCCCTTCATCAAAATGCAAATGAACTCCAAATCTCAAGGATCATGCATGGTCGCTCAGCGTCCAAATTATCTCAAGGTGAGTTGCAGCTTGAAGAAGTATCAAAAGGTCAGACTATTATGGGGCCAACAAGGAGTAGTCGTATGTCTCATGAGCTCTCTCTGGCATCAATTTCTGACATTGGCAGTGATGATAAGGTTAGCTGTGCTGAATCATGGGCTTCTGCTTTGATTTCGGAACTGGAGCACTTTAAAAATGGTAAACAAAAGGGGTCACCATCATCTAAAACTATTGGAACTGCAGACATTAATCTGATGGATGACTTTGTTGAAATGGAAAGATTAGCGTTAGTGTCTGTTGATAAACCATTTGGAgattctcatgcttctcagccCTTGGAAACTGAGTTAAATGAGGATTCTTCAGAGTTAAAGGGTAGGGAGATAGTTCCAATTTCTGACTCTGAATCTGGCTTCATTGTGTCAAACCAGGAAATCAGGTTCAAAGATACATTAATTGGTAAAGTTCCTGGTTGGCTGCAAGATATACTGAAAGTGGTTTTGGAGCAAAACCGTGTTACACAGAGAGACCCTGATGAAATAGTTGAGGATATTAGAGCAGCTTTGGTGTATATAAATTGTTCAAACCCCAGAGATGTTGTTGATGCAAGGGAAAGTTCAAACAATCCTGATGCATCTAATCCCCCACATGTAAATGGCTACATCTCATGGAAGCCATCAAAAAAACATTCTGGGATGGATTCTCCTGGTGGTGTATCTCATGTTGACGTCTCATTGACAGAAAAGAGCAACCAGCAGTTGCACTCGGATCTGGGTAAGTCGATAGGCAAACTAATTGAGCTTATTGAAGGGATCAGTTTGCCGTCTCTGGATTATGATAACCCTGAGACCTTGTCCAGAAAGGATGGGAACATTTTCACCAACAAAAATTTAGATACACCTACAGGGTACATGGCGCGGGTTTTCCAGTGGAAAACTTCTGAACTCAGTGCTGTTTTACAGCAATTTATTCATAGTTGTTATGATCTGTTGAATGGAAAGGCTAACATAGACAAATTTGCCCAAGAAGTAACTACTGCTTTAGACTGGATTATGAATCATTGCTTTTCCCTACAAGATGTTTCAAGCATGAGGGATGAGATTAAAAAGCATTGTGATTGGGATGAATCACGAAGTGAAAGTGAAGCAGAAGCTGGAAttattggtcatttttttgaAGCTGATAAACTACGTGTTCCCAGAGAACAATTATCATATTTGCCTATGCTTGCTGCTTCTAACAGTCATCATATTCATATGGAAGAGCTTGAATATAATGTGAGGGAAGAAAATAGGAAACTGAGAGATGAAGTTATGAATTTGGAATCTGCAAAGAAAGACTTGGAAGGGAGGCTTCGGTCTGCTACTGAAAAGAGTGAATCCCTGATGAATAAACTTCTTGAATCAGAAAAAACCATTGGAAGCTTGCAAACAGAGTTGGAAACTCTAAAAGAATCGAAAGGAAGGATTGAGGGTCACATTGAAGGCCAAAAGTTGATGAATGAAGATCTAGATAGACAACTTGCAGCAGCCAGAGTGGAATTAAATGAGGCTTGGCATAAGCTTTCATCACTGGAGGTGGAGCTGGATAATAAAAATAGCTGTTGTGAAGAATTGGAGGCCACATGTCTTGAACTGCAGCTCCAGCTTGAAag CATTACAAAGAAGAAAAGCCCGAAGCATGACCTCAATCAGGAAGAAAAGCAACTTCGGACTGTAAGTTCATACAGTGTTACTGATACTAAG GATTGGGAGATCACAACTGCTTCAGAAAAGTTGGCAGAGTGCCAGGAGACTATCCTAAACCTGGGCAAGCAATTGAAGGCATTAGCCACACCAAGGGAAGCAGCCCTTTTTGACAAGGTCATAGCTAACCCCACTGACACAATTatcactaccaccaccacagccCCAACCCCACCCAAGGACAGGAGCATGAACCAGCACTCCTCTCTACTCGATCAGATGCTAGCAGAGGATGATGCTGCAGCTAAAGTTCTTATATCTCCAAAGATCAAAGAAATTAATGGCAATTCCACTATAAAAGACATTGGGTCATTCCAGCCTCTTGAAAAAATTCTTGTTATAAATGGTGTTAAACACGAGGATGACAACGCTACAGGCAGTTCTTTGGCAATTGTGCCTAGCAAGAATCGAGGAGGCGCGAATTTGTGGAGAAAGCTGTTgtggagaaagagaaaaggtaACAGTAAGAAAACATCTCTTCCGTTTGCCCCCTGA
- the LOC115994336 gene encoding filament-like plant protein 7 isoform X2 has translation MDNKAWLWKKKSSEKTVLSTDKINTSLKGNEEEIQTLLTEKAKLEKDLRILNDKLSSALSECDAKDELVKDHAKMAQEAIAGWEKAEAEVVSLKQELDGALLQRVVGEERLAHLDAALKECMQQLRFVREEQEKRIHDAVMMTSKEFEKTQAVLEEKLAETSKRLAKTGVENSQLSKALLVKEKLIEDVNRQLTQLEADFSALMTRLESTEKDNASLKYEVRVLEKELEIRNEEREFNRRTADASHKQHLESVKKIAKLESECQRLRLLVRKRLPGPAALAKMKNEVEMLGKDSVEMRRRKLNTTGFMVDSAIDNSPENTNRKIGFLTEQLCAMEEENKNLKEALHQNANELQISRIMHGRSASKLSQGELQLEEVSKGQTIMGPTRSSRMSHELSLASISDIGSDDKVSCAESWASALISELEHFKNGKQKGSPSSKTIGTADINLMDDFVEMERLALVSVDKPFGDSHASQPLETELNEDSSELKGREIVPISDSESGFIVSNQEIRFKDTLIGKVPGWLQDILKVVLEQNRVTQRDPDEIVEDIRAALVYINCSNPRDVVDARESSNNPDASNPPHVNGYISWKPSKKHSGMDSPGGVSHVDVSLTEKSNQQLHSDLGKSIGKLIELIEGISLPSLDYDNPETLSRKDGNIFTNKNLDTPTGYMARVFQWKTSELSAVLQQFIHSCYDLLNGKANIDKFAQEVTTALDWIMNHCFSLQDVSSMRDEIKKHCDWDESRSESEAEAGIIGHFFEADKLRVPREQLSYLPMLAASNSHHIHMEELEYNVREENRKLRDEVMNLESAKKDLEGRLRSATEKSESLMNKLLESEKTIGSLQTELETLKESKGRIEGHIEGQKLMNEDLDRQLAAARVELNEAWHKLSSLEVELDNKNSCCEELEATCLELQLQLESITKKKSPKHDLNQEEKQLRTDWEITTASEKLAECQETILNLGKQLKALATPREAALFDKVIANPTDTIITTTTTAPTPPKDRSMNQHSSLLDQMLAEDDAAAKVLISPKIKEINGNSTIKDIGSFQPLEKILVINGVKHEDDNATGSSLAIVPSKNRGGANLWRKLLWRKRKGNSKKTSLPFAP, from the exons ATACAGACACTTCTGACTGAGAAAGCCAAATTGGAGAAAGACCTTAGAATTTTAAATGATAAGCTTTCTTCAGCCCTCTCTGAGTGTGACGCTAAAGATGAACTTGTGAAGGACCATGCAAAGATGGCGCAGGAAGCAATTGCAG GCTGGGAGAAGGCAGAAGCAGAAGTGGTGTCTCTAAAGCAAGAATTAGATGGAGCTTTACTGCAGAGGGTAGTTGGTGAAGAAAGATTAGCTCATCTGGATGCAGCACTCAAGGAATGTATGCAACAGCTACGTTTTGTTCGAGAAGAGCAGGAGAAAAGAATTCATGATGCTGTTATGATGACATCAAAGGAATTTGAAAAAACCCAGGCAGTTTTAGAGGAGAAGTTAGCAGAGACAAGTAAAAGGCTTGCCAAAACAGGTGTCGAAAATTCTCAGCTTAGCAAGGCCCTCCTGGTGAAGGAAAAGTTGATCGAAGATGTTAATAGACAGTTGACTCAGTTGGAGGCAGATTTTAGTGCACTAATGACTAGATTAGAATCCACAGAGAAAGATAATGCTTCTTTGAAGTATGAGGTTCGAGTACTTGAGAAGGAGCTTGAAATCCGAAACGAGGAGAGAGAATTTAATCGTCGAACAGCTGATGCATCTCACAAGCAACACctagagagtgtgaagaaaattGCAAAGTTAGAATCAGAGTGTCAGAGGTTGCGTCTCCTAGTCAGGAAGCGTTTGCCAGGTCCTGCTGCTTTAgcgaaaatgaaaaatgaagttGAAATGCTGGGAAAGGATTCAGTTGAAATGAGGAGGAGAAAGTTGAATACAACTGGTTTCATGGTTGACTCTGCGATTGATAACTCTCCCGAGAATACCAATAGAAAGATTGGTTTTCTGACTGAGCAATTATGTGCTatggaagaagaaaacaagaatcTCAAGGAAGCCCTTCATCAAAATGCAAATGAACTCCAAATCTCAAGGATCATGCATGGTCGCTCAGCGTCCAAATTATCTCAAGGTGAGTTGCAGCTTGAAGAAGTATCAAAAGGTCAGACTATTATGGGGCCAACAAGGAGTAGTCGTATGTCTCATGAGCTCTCTCTGGCATCAATTTCTGACATTGGCAGTGATGATAAGGTTAGCTGTGCTGAATCATGGGCTTCTGCTTTGATTTCGGAACTGGAGCACTTTAAAAATGGTAAACAAAAGGGGTCACCATCATCTAAAACTATTGGAACTGCAGACATTAATCTGATGGATGACTTTGTTGAAATGGAAAGATTAGCGTTAGTGTCTGTTGATAAACCATTTGGAgattctcatgcttctcagccCTTGGAAACTGAGTTAAATGAGGATTCTTCAGAGTTAAAGGGTAGGGAGATAGTTCCAATTTCTGACTCTGAATCTGGCTTCATTGTGTCAAACCAGGAAATCAGGTTCAAAGATACATTAATTGGTAAAGTTCCTGGTTGGCTGCAAGATATACTGAAAGTGGTTTTGGAGCAAAACCGTGTTACACAGAGAGACCCTGATGAAATAGTTGAGGATATTAGAGCAGCTTTGGTGTATATAAATTGTTCAAACCCCAGAGATGTTGTTGATGCAAGGGAAAGTTCAAACAATCCTGATGCATCTAATCCCCCACATGTAAATGGCTACATCTCATGGAAGCCATCAAAAAAACATTCTGGGATGGATTCTCCTGGTGGTGTATCTCATGTTGACGTCTCATTGACAGAAAAGAGCAACCAGCAGTTGCACTCGGATCTGGGTAAGTCGATAGGCAAACTAATTGAGCTTATTGAAGGGATCAGTTTGCCGTCTCTGGATTATGATAACCCTGAGACCTTGTCCAGAAAGGATGGGAACATTTTCACCAACAAAAATTTAGATACACCTACAGGGTACATGGCGCGGGTTTTCCAGTGGAAAACTTCTGAACTCAGTGCTGTTTTACAGCAATTTATTCATAGTTGTTATGATCTGTTGAATGGAAAGGCTAACATAGACAAATTTGCCCAAGAAGTAACTACTGCTTTAGACTGGATTATGAATCATTGCTTTTCCCTACAAGATGTTTCAAGCATGAGGGATGAGATTAAAAAGCATTGTGATTGGGATGAATCACGAAGTGAAAGTGAAGCAGAAGCTGGAAttattggtcatttttttgaAGCTGATAAACTACGTGTTCCCAGAGAACAATTATCATATTTGCCTATGCTTGCTGCTTCTAACAGTCATCATATTCATATGGAAGAGCTTGAATATAATGTGAGGGAAGAAAATAGGAAACTGAGAGATGAAGTTATGAATTTGGAATCTGCAAAGAAAGACTTGGAAGGGAGGCTTCGGTCTGCTACTGAAAAGAGTGAATCCCTGATGAATAAACTTCTTGAATCAGAAAAAACCATTGGAAGCTTGCAAACAGAGTTGGAAACTCTAAAAGAATCGAAAGGAAGGATTGAGGGTCACATTGAAGGCCAAAAGTTGATGAATGAAGATCTAGATAGACAACTTGCAGCAGCCAGAGTGGAATTAAATGAGGCTTGGCATAAGCTTTCATCACTGGAGGTGGAGCTGGATAATAAAAATAGCTGTTGTGAAGAATTGGAGGCCACATGTCTTGAACTGCAGCTCCAGCTTGAAag CATTACAAAGAAGAAAAGCCCGAAGCATGACCTCAATCAGGAAGAAAAGCAACTTCGGACT GATTGGGAGATCACAACTGCTTCAGAAAAGTTGGCAGAGTGCCAGGAGACTATCCTAAACCTGGGCAAGCAATTGAAGGCATTAGCCACACCAAGGGAAGCAGCCCTTTTTGACAAGGTCATAGCTAACCCCACTGACACAATTatcactaccaccaccacagccCCAACCCCACCCAAGGACAGGAGCATGAACCAGCACTCCTCTCTACTCGATCAGATGCTAGCAGAGGATGATGCTGCAGCTAAAGTTCTTATATCTCCAAAGATCAAAGAAATTAATGGCAATTCCACTATAAAAGACATTGGGTCATTCCAGCCTCTTGAAAAAATTCTTGTTATAAATGGTGTTAAACACGAGGATGACAACGCTACAGGCAGTTCTTTGGCAATTGTGCCTAGCAAGAATCGAGGAGGCGCGAATTTGTGGAGAAAGCTGTTgtggagaaagagaaaaggtaACAGTAAGAAAACATCTCTTCCGTTTGCCCCCTGA